In Sphingomonas sp. SORGH_AS_0950, the following are encoded in one genomic region:
- a CDS encoding ferritin-like domain-containing protein yields MTSLAEACAAVLRESDPLTKVRLARASARAWRRGDLAHRFDAAMPDAPGRPARPELLPPNRMPKRGRGGSEKGRIALLHALAHIEFAAIDLAFDAAGRFGAQFPRSFADNWISVGADEAMHFAVLYRRLRALGSGYGELPAHAGLWEAAEETAHDAMARLAVVPLVLEARGLDVTPETVARVRAGGDEVSARILQRIYTDEIRHVGFGAKWFGYLAANHDIAPAEHWRMLVRRHFRGVVKPPFNDSARAAAGLTRDFYAPLADEEPSTAQADRL; encoded by the coding sequence ATGACCAGCCTGGCCGAGGCGTGCGCGGCGGTGCTGCGCGAGAGCGACCCGCTGACCAAAGTGCGGCTGGCCCGTGCGTCGGCGCGCGCGTGGCGGCGCGGCGATCTGGCGCATCGGTTCGACGCGGCGATGCCCGACGCGCCGGGGCGGCCCGCGCGTCCCGAATTGCTGCCGCCCAACCGCATGCCCAAACGCGGGCGCGGCGGATCGGAAAAGGGGCGGATCGCGCTGCTCCATGCGCTGGCGCATATCGAGTTCGCGGCGATCGACCTGGCCTTCGATGCGGCGGGCCGGTTCGGCGCGCAGTTTCCGCGCAGCTTCGCCGACAACTGGATCTCGGTCGGCGCGGACGAGGCGATGCACTTTGCGGTGCTGTATCGGCGGCTGCGGGCGCTGGGCTCGGGTTATGGCGAACTGCCCGCTCATGCCGGATTGTGGGAGGCGGCCGAGGAAACCGCGCATGACGCGATGGCGCGGCTGGCGGTGGTGCCACTGGTGCTGGAGGCGCGGGGGCTGGACGTCACGCCCGAGACGGTCGCGCGGGTTCGCGCCGGGGGCGACGAGGTGTCCGCGCGCATCCTCCAGCGTATCTATACCGACGAGATCCGGCATGTCGGATTCGGCGCCAAATGGTTCGGCTATCTCGCCGCGAACCATGACATCGCGCCCGCCGAGCATTGGCGGATGCTGGTCCGCCGCCACTTTCGCGGCGTCGTTAAGCCACCGTTCAACGACTCGGCGCGCGCCGCTGCCGGTCTGACGCGCGACTTCTATGCGCCCCTTGCGGACGAGGAACCTTCGACGGCACAAGCTGACCGTCTGTAA
- a CDS encoding M23 family metallopeptidase, whose translation MKQRHTWGKSIAALVGILTVTLSGQGAIAATGRAPATHSPAGHAAPAKAVGGEYIPANSAEASADLRTDQQFRTLFQTWKKMDSVQKGVIAIPSVQPVEQLKFTSNFGIRSDPFRGTAAMHAGVDIPGPVGTPIYATADGIVDHAGWQGGYGNLVEINHGKGIATRYGHLSKILVADGARVTRGQLIALMGSTGRSTGPHLHYEVRMDGHAVNPVPFLTTGDYLMASQDHAIHQIPVSTDGPAAQD comes from the coding sequence ATGAAGCAGCGTCATACGTGGGGTAAATCGATTGCGGCACTCGTCGGAATCCTGACTGTCACCCTTTCCGGCCAGGGCGCCATCGCCGCCACCGGCCGTGCCCCCGCCACCCACAGCCCCGCAGGCCATGCCGCTCCCGCCAAGGCGGTCGGCGGCGAGTATATCCCCGCCAACAGCGCCGAAGCCTCCGCCGACCTGCGCACCGACCAGCAGTTCCGGACCCTGTTCCAGACCTGGAAGAAGATGGACTCGGTCCAGAAGGGCGTGATCGCCATTCCGTCGGTCCAGCCGGTCGAACAGCTCAAGTTCACCAGCAATTTCGGCATCCGTTCCGACCCGTTCCGTGGCACCGCCGCGATGCATGCCGGGGTCGACATTCCCGGCCCGGTCGGCACCCCCATTTATGCCACCGCCGACGGCATCGTCGACCATGCCGGTTGGCAGGGCGGCTATGGCAATTTGGTCGAGATCAACCATGGCAAGGGTATCGCCACCCGCTATGGCCATTTGTCGAAGATCCTGGTCGCCGACGGCGCGCGCGTGACCCGCGGCCAGCTGATCGCGCTGATGGGCTCGACCGGCCGCTCGACCGGCCCGCACCTCCATTATGAAGTCCGCATGGACGGTCATGCGGTCAACCCGGTGCCCTTCCTGACCACCGGCGACTATCTGATGGCGTCGCAGGATCATGCGATCCACCAGATCCCGGTGTCGACCGACGGTCCGGCCGCGCAGGATTGA